A window of Rubricoccus marinus contains these coding sequences:
- the ctaD gene encoding cytochrome c oxidase subunit I, with translation MATLTPAPVRSRPAPAAPKNPGYPQGHEPVHNYLHEPGPGPEVTGFARFRAIAWEWMTTVDHKRIGLMYLASVSLAFAVGGFLALAVRLELFTQGETIMTADTYNQVFTMHGIVMVFLFIVPSIPASLGNFLLPIMIGAKDVAFPKLNLASFYIYGIGAVVALTGLAFGGVDTGWTFYTPYSKETVDGVLFMGLGVFIMGFSSILTGLNFIVTIHKMRAPGMTWNRMPLFLWSIYATSIVQILATPVIGITMLLLFLERVLQIGIFDPALGGDPVLFQHFFWFYSHPAVYIMILPAFGVVSELMGTFSRQRVYGYRAVALSSVAIALLGFLVWGHHMFTSGQSPVSSVIFSLITFLIGIPSGIKIFNWVWTMYKGSVWLQTPMLYALTFLFLFTIGGVTGIMVGALSVDIHLHDTYFVVAHFHYVMMGGTVMAMLGGLHYWWPKMTGKLYNETAGKVSALLVFLGFNMTFFIQFIMGSQGMPRRYYDYPDMPWLEPLHQISTVGSWVLGLGLMVVWANGMWSLWKGKPAPGNPWGGATLEWTAATTPPDHHNFHHTPLVTHGPYDYNAALYGASGDGMSGDGHAAPVPDVTVGVAQNERFIDDGTSQPDSLS, from the coding sequence ATGGCGACGCTGACTCCCGCCCCCGTTCGTTCGCGCCCGGCTCCGGCCGCGCCGAAGAACCCGGGCTATCCGCAGGGCCACGAGCCCGTCCATAACTACCTCCACGAGCCCGGTCCGGGCCCCGAGGTCACCGGCTTTGCCCGCTTCCGCGCGATCGCGTGGGAGTGGATGACCACGGTCGACCACAAGCGCATCGGCCTGATGTACTTGGCCTCGGTCTCGCTGGCGTTCGCCGTTGGCGGCTTCCTGGCGCTGGCGGTGCGCCTTGAGCTGTTCACGCAGGGCGAGACGATCATGACGGCCGACACCTACAACCAGGTGTTCACGATGCACGGCATCGTGATGGTCTTCCTGTTCATCGTCCCGTCCATCCCGGCGTCGCTGGGCAACTTCCTCTTGCCGATCATGATCGGCGCGAAGGACGTGGCGTTCCCGAAGCTCAACCTCGCGAGCTTCTACATCTACGGCATCGGCGCCGTTGTGGCGCTGACCGGCCTCGCCTTTGGTGGCGTGGACACGGGCTGGACGTTCTACACGCCGTACTCCAAGGAGACGGTGGATGGCGTTCTGTTCATGGGGTTGGGCGTGTTCATTATGGGCTTCTCGTCCATCCTGACCGGGCTCAACTTTATCGTGACCATCCACAAGATGCGCGCGCCGGGGATGACGTGGAACCGGATGCCGCTCTTCCTCTGGTCCATCTACGCGACGTCCATCGTGCAGATTTTGGCCACGCCCGTGATCGGTATCACGATGCTGCTGCTGTTCCTGGAGCGCGTGCTCCAGATCGGCATCTTTGATCCGGCGCTGGGAGGGGACCCAGTACTGTTCCAGCACTTCTTCTGGTTCTACAGCCACCCGGCCGTGTACATCATGATCCTGCCCGCCTTTGGCGTGGTCTCGGAGCTGATGGGCACGTTCTCGCGCCAGAGGGTGTACGGCTACCGTGCTGTCGCGCTCTCGTCGGTTGCCATCGCGCTGTTGGGCTTCCTCGTGTGGGGCCACCACATGTTCACCTCGGGACAGAGCCCGGTGAGCTCGGTGATCTTCAGCCTGATCACGTTCCTGATCGGCATCCCGTCCGGCATCAAGATCTTTAACTGGGTCTGGACGATGTACAAGGGCAGCGTCTGGCTTCAGACGCCGATGCTTTACGCGCTGACGTTCCTCTTCCTGTTCACCATCGGTGGCGTGACGGGCATCATGGTGGGCGCGCTCTCCGTCGACATCCACCTGCACGACACGTACTTCGTCGTTGCCCACTTCCACTACGTGATGATGGGTGGAACGGTAATGGCGATGCTCGGCGGCCTCCACTACTGGTGGCCAAAGATGACGGGCAAGCTCTACAACGAGACGGCTGGCAAGGTCTCGGCGCTTCTCGTCTTCCTGGGCTTCAACATGACGTTCTTTATCCAGTTCATCATGGGTAGCCAAGGCATGCCCCGCCGCTACTACGACTACCCCGACATGCCGTGGCTCGAGCCGCTGCACCAGATCTCGACGGTGGGCTCCTGGGTCCTCGGTCTGGGCCTGATGGTCGTCTGGGCGAACGGCATGTGGTCGCTCTGGAAGGGCAAGCCCGCACCGGGCAACCCGTGGGGCGGCGCGACGCTGGAATGGACCGCGGCCACCACGCCGCCGGACCACCACAACTTCCATCACACCCCGCTCGTCACCCACGGCCCGTACGACTACAACGCGGCCCTCTACGGCGCCTCTGGCGACGGCATGAGCGGAGACGGACACGCGGCGCCGGTCCCGGACGTGACCGTAGGCGTCGCGCAGAACGAGCGTTTTATCGACGACGGCACGAGCCAGCCTGACAGCCTTTCCTAA
- the coxB gene encoding cytochrome c oxidase subunit II, protein MQIQDTVATRQEFFTGENGLWLPPQESTTAHQIDGLFNFILYTSTLLTLIVAAAMVYFVWKYRRKTTADRAVDVKESKFLELVWVIVPTLLVVAVFFWGFTSYVGTSIPPANAYEINVKGQKWFWSFEYNNGIQTTGEIVVPVNTPIKLQMTSQDVLHSFYVPEFRIKHDVIPNRYSYVWFEAKEEGTYQVLCTEYCGTAHSNMGALIKVVGRQEFNDWVASGGGAGQGDNSLVEYGALLYEKQQCSTCHSIDGSAGTGPSWQGIWGNTHQFTDGTSAVVDDAYIIESILYPGNKIVAGYQNQMPAYQGKLDDGQLKGIIAYIKDLSGAAAPEELLKPSEGGISVDESAEVDVDGAPEATPGQGAGAPADAVGITTGQ, encoded by the coding sequence ATGCAGATCCAGGACACAGTCGCAACCCGGCAGGAGTTCTTCACCGGCGAGAACGGCCTCTGGCTTCCCCCTCAGGAATCCACGACCGCGCATCAGATCGACGGCCTGTTCAACTTCATCCTCTACACCTCCACGCTTCTGACGCTCATCGTGGCGGCGGCGATGGTGTACTTCGTCTGGAAGTACCGCCGCAAAACGACGGCGGACCGCGCGGTGGATGTCAAGGAGAGCAAGTTCCTCGAACTAGTCTGGGTCATCGTCCCGACGCTTCTCGTGGTCGCCGTCTTCTTCTGGGGCTTCACGAGCTATGTCGGTACGAGCATTCCGCCTGCCAACGCGTACGAGATCAATGTCAAGGGGCAGAAGTGGTTCTGGTCCTTCGAGTACAACAACGGGATTCAGACAACGGGCGAGATCGTCGTGCCCGTCAACACGCCGATCAAGCTTCAGATGACGAGCCAGGACGTGTTGCACAGCTTCTACGTCCCTGAGTTCAGAATCAAGCACGACGTGATCCCGAACCGATACAGCTACGTCTGGTTCGAGGCGAAAGAGGAAGGCACGTACCAGGTGCTCTGTACGGAGTACTGCGGCACGGCTCACTCCAACATGGGCGCCCTCATCAAGGTCGTCGGCCGCCAGGAGTTCAACGACTGGGTGGCCTCTGGCGGAGGCGCCGGTCAGGGAGACAACTCCCTCGTGGAGTACGGCGCCCTGCTGTATGAGAAGCAGCAGTGCTCCACGTGCCACAGCATCGATGGCTCCGCAGGTACCGGCCCCTCGTGGCAGGGCATCTGGGGCAACACCCACCAGTTCACAGATGGCACGAGCGCCGTTGTCGACGACGCGTACATCATCGAGTCGATTCTGTACCCCGGAAACAAGATCGTTGCGGGATACCAGAACCAGATGCCGGCGTATCAGGGCAAGCTCGACGACGGACAACTCAAAGGCATCATCGCGTACATCAAGGACCTCAGCGGCGCGGCGGCGCCAGAGGAACTCCTGAAGCCTTCCGAAGGCGGCATCTCCGTTGACGAGAGCGCCGAGGTCGATGTCGACGGCGCGCCAGAGGCCACGCCCGGTCAGGGCGCAGGTGCTCCTGCCGACGCCGTTGGCATCACGACAGGACAGTAA
- a CDS encoding SCO family protein — protein MTRLRILFLTLMAVAITGGAEAQVMSTQPAPIEGQQPEGALPNRLQGGVGVIERLGDKVSPETQFVDSDGEIVRIGDLLNQGKPVVVSFVYYNCPMLCSLVLDGFADAMAESDLQPGEDYTALALSFDSRDTPALASGAKEKYVPLVDKPGAASGFHFWTGEEDAIEQFTSEAGFEFAWDAKTQEFAHNAVLVFLSPDGTVTRYLYGVMFPQRDFKLALVEAGQGTVGSTVDRILLTCYQFDPDARSYSLAILGVMKWGGGALMLALIGGLAFFWRREVQRQNADAPDPDFPAGATPAA, from the coding sequence ATGACCCGCCTCCGCATTCTATTCCTGACGTTGATGGCCGTCGCCATCACGGGTGGAGCGGAGGCGCAGGTCATGAGCACGCAGCCCGCTCCCATCGAGGGCCAGCAGCCTGAAGGCGCGCTCCCGAACCGGTTGCAAGGCGGCGTGGGCGTTATCGAACGGCTCGGGGACAAGGTCTCCCCAGAAACGCAGTTCGTGGACAGCGACGGCGAGATCGTCCGCATCGGCGACCTGCTGAACCAGGGCAAGCCGGTCGTGGTGTCGTTCGTGTATTACAACTGCCCGATGCTCTGCAGCCTCGTGTTGGATGGCTTCGCGGACGCGATGGCGGAGTCCGACTTGCAGCCCGGCGAAGACTACACCGCTCTCGCGCTCTCGTTCGACTCTCGCGATACGCCCGCACTGGCCTCTGGCGCCAAGGAGAAGTACGTACCCCTCGTGGACAAGCCCGGCGCCGCCAGCGGCTTCCACTTCTGGACGGGCGAGGAGGACGCGATCGAGCAGTTCACGTCCGAAGCCGGATTCGAGTTTGCGTGGGATGCCAAGACACAAGAGTTCGCGCACAACGCGGTTCTTGTTTTCCTGAGCCCCGACGGCACCGTGACACGCTACCTCTACGGCGTGATGTTTCCCCAGCGCGATTTCAAGCTGGCTCTCGTGGAGGCCGGACAAGGCACCGTCGGTTCTACCGTCGACCGCATTCTGCTCACGTGCTACCAGTTCGACCCCGACGCTCGGTCCTACTCTCTCGCCATCCTCGGCGTAATGAAGTGGGGCGGCGGCGCCCTCATGCTCGCCCTTATTGGTGGGCTCGCGTTCTTCTGGCGCCGCGAAGTGCAGCGACAGAACGCTGACGCACCCGACCCCGATTTTCCTGCTGGTGCCACGCCAGCAGCCTAA
- a CDS encoding c-type cytochrome, which produces MPLRFLPLLLLVAVAASGCRGMKSDETPIHPNLNMDFQEKFEAQEKNTFFEDQAAMRQPVAGTVARGQLRTTDNAPFEYGRTASGAYVPQIPLQVTEALVERGQERYDIFCSVCHGGSGDGQGIIMVGNAGQGYGYTPAPTYHSDYLRDIEDGYLYGVIANGVRSMPSYGHEMPPADRWAIVAYIRALQRSQNADAADIPAEQRDRVASEYVGSN; this is translated from the coding sequence ATGCCCCTCCGATTCCTCCCCCTGCTCCTCCTCGTCGCCGTCGCCGCCAGCGGCTGCCGTGGCATGAAGAGCGACGAGACGCCGATCCACCCGAACCTCAACATGGACTTCCAAGAGAAGTTCGAGGCACAGGAGAAGAACACCTTCTTCGAGGATCAGGCCGCCATGCGCCAGCCCGTTGCCGGGACCGTCGCCAGAGGCCAGCTCCGCACGACGGACAACGCGCCGTTCGAGTACGGCCGCACCGCCTCTGGCGCGTATGTGCCGCAGATCCCGCTGCAGGTCACCGAGGCGCTCGTGGAGCGCGGGCAGGAGCGCTACGACATCTTCTGCTCCGTCTGCCACGGTGGCTCCGGCGATGGTCAGGGCATCATCATGGTGGGCAACGCGGGGCAAGGCTACGGCTACACGCCCGCGCCGACCTACCACTCGGACTACCTCCGCGACATCGAAGACGGCTACCTGTACGGCGTGATCGCCAACGGCGTGCGCAGCATGCCGTCCTACGGCCACGAGATGCCACCGGCCGATCGCTGGGCGATCGTCGCGTACATCCGCGCGCTCCAGCGCTCGCAGAACGCCGACGCCGCAGATATCCCCGCCGAGCAGCGCGACCGCGTCGCCTCGGAGTACGTCGGCTCCAACTGA
- a CDS encoding DUF3341 domain-containing protein, whose translation MLDRIRQILDDRANKNVGLLAEFSDPGALYDAVKSLRKQGYNRLDTFSPFPIHGMDAAMGLPVSKLGFLVFIGGSIGAFLGWLLQWWMGLDYAINVSNKPLFALESSIPIMFELTILFSALTAVGGMLALNGLPKPYNPLFHSERFNRVTDDAFFLHIAEADTNFSASGTSAALFEAGALAVEHITHDGATELDASGQPLAVESAPSGEPILLEPTASGAHPVTPSHTTGEI comes from the coding sequence ATGCTCGACCGCATCCGACAGATCCTCGACGACCGGGCGAACAAGAATGTCGGCCTCCTGGCCGAGTTCTCTGATCCCGGCGCGCTTTACGACGCCGTCAAGTCGCTGCGCAAGCAGGGGTACAACCGGCTCGACACGTTTTCGCCGTTCCCGATTCACGGGATGGACGCCGCGATGGGCCTGCCCGTCTCCAAGCTCGGCTTCCTCGTGTTCATCGGCGGCTCCATCGGCGCCTTCTTGGGATGGCTGCTGCAGTGGTGGATGGGCCTGGACTACGCGATCAACGTGTCCAACAAGCCTCTCTTCGCGCTGGAGTCCTCGATCCCGATCATGTTCGAGCTCACGATCCTCTTCTCCGCGCTCACCGCGGTAGGGGGGATGCTGGCGCTCAACGGCCTGCCCAAGCCGTACAACCCGCTGTTCCACTCCGAGCGGTTCAACCGCGTGACGGACGACGCGTTCTTCCTCCACATCGCGGAGGCGGACACCAACTTCAGCGCCAGCGGCACCTCGGCAGCCCTCTTCGAGGCCGGCGCCCTCGCCGTGGAGCACATCACGCACGACGGCGCGACCGAGCTCGACGCCAGCGGCCAGCCTCTGGCGGTGGAAAGCGCGCCCTCCGGTGAGCCCATCCTGTTGGAGCCCACCGCCTCTGGCGCGCACCCCGTCACCCCGTCTCACACCACCGGCGAGATCTAA
- the nrfD gene encoding NrfD/PsrC family molybdoenzyme membrane anchor subunit, whose translation MATVTSRTAYADPGGNGHAGAKTLEEAPLVQGNLSFHDVTDLVSYHTEKKTPLGWFLAFSLALTGLGILGLALAYLVWNGPGVWGLNNPVGWGWAIVNFVFWVGIGHAGTLISAVLFLFRQKWRTSINRTAEAMTLFAVACALIFPTFHVGRVWAIYWTLPLPNQMAMWPQFKSPLLWDVFAVSIYGGVSLMFWYVGLIPDLGTLRDRAAKQGRLLRARIMGFFSLGWTGSNRNWRHYERAYLLLAGLATPLVLSVHSVVSFDFAISIVPGWHTTIFPPYFVAGAIFSGFAMVVTLMVVARKVYNLENLITLDHLEKMNIIILVTGTVVGFAYITEFFIAWYSGVEYEQYVFFETRMAGPYAWAYWTMFACNLGFPQLFWKKSFRRSIPIMFAISITTNIGMWFERFVITITSLHRDYLPSSWDYYSPTIWDVLLFVGSFGLFFTLFLLFLRFLPAVAIAEVKGVMPQADPHFYHGQGDGHGTPAEIAHASGAGGYQQDAYAQSAQDPQGSPDDAR comes from the coding sequence ATGGCTACTGTCACCTCCCGCACCGCCTACGCCGACCCCGGTGGCAACGGTCACGCCGGTGCGAAAACCCTTGAGGAAGCCCCGCTCGTACAGGGCAACCTCTCTTTCCACGACGTCACCGACCTCGTCTCCTATCACACGGAGAAGAAGACGCCGCTCGGGTGGTTCCTCGCCTTCTCGCTGGCGCTGACGGGCCTCGGGATTCTCGGCCTCGCGCTCGCCTACCTCGTGTGGAACGGGCCGGGCGTCTGGGGCCTGAACAACCCTGTGGGCTGGGGCTGGGCCATCGTCAACTTCGTGTTCTGGGTCGGTATCGGCCACGCGGGCACGCTGATCTCGGCTGTTCTCTTCCTGTTCAGGCAGAAGTGGCGCACGAGCATCAACCGAACGGCCGAGGCGATGACGCTGTTTGCCGTGGCCTGTGCGCTCATCTTCCCGACGTTCCACGTCGGCCGTGTCTGGGCCATCTACTGGACGCTTCCGCTGCCCAACCAGATGGCGATGTGGCCGCAGTTCAAGAGCCCGCTGCTCTGGGACGTGTTCGCCGTCTCCATCTATGGCGGCGTTTCGCTCATGTTCTGGTACGTGGGCCTGATCCCGGACCTGGGCACGCTCCGTGACCGCGCAGCCAAGCAGGGGCGCCTCTTGCGCGCTCGCATCATGGGCTTCTTCTCGCTCGGATGGACCGGCTCCAACCGCAACTGGCGGCACTACGAGCGCGCCTACCTGCTTCTGGCGGGTCTCGCAACGCCGCTCGTGCTGTCGGTTCACTCGGTCGTCTCCTTCGACTTCGCGATCTCGATCGTTCCCGGCTGGCACACGACCATCTTCCCGCCGTACTTCGTCGCGGGCGCCATCTTCTCGGGCTTCGCGATGGTGGTGACGCTGATGGTGGTCGCGCGAAAGGTCTACAACCTGGAGAACCTGATCACGCTGGATCACTTGGAGAAGATGAACATCATCATCCTCGTGACCGGTACCGTCGTCGGCTTCGCGTACATCACGGAGTTCTTTATCGCGTGGTACTCGGGCGTCGAATACGAGCAGTACGTGTTCTTCGAGACGCGCATGGCGGGTCCCTACGCGTGGGCGTATTGGACGATGTTCGCGTGCAACCTGGGCTTCCCGCAGCTTTTCTGGAAGAAGAGCTTCCGGCGCTCCATCCCGATCATGTTCGCGATCTCGATCACGACCAACATCGGCATGTGGTTCGAGCGCTTCGTGATCACGATCACCTCGCTCCACCGCGATTACCTCCCCTCGTCCTGGGACTACTACTCCCCGACGATCTGGGACGTGCTCCTCTTTGTCGGCTCCTTCGGCCTCTTCTTCACCCTCTTCCTGCTGTTCCTCCGGTTCCTCCCGGCGGTAGCCATCGCAGAGGTGAAGGGCGTGATGCCCCAGGCCGACCCACACTTCTACCACGGACAGGGAGACGGCCACGGCACGCCTGCGGAGATCGCCCACGCCTCTGGCGCCGGCGGCTACCAGCAGGACGCCTACGCTCAGTCCGCCCAGGACCCCCAGGGATCACCCGACGACGCCCGCTAG
- a CDS encoding TAT-variant-translocated molybdopterin oxidoreductase — MIELDVLGAAEIAADDDAQAATGQPRQWRSSGDLNNAPGYAALRQREFLDGAVESPGGDAGPDRRTFLKVMGASVAIAGLTGCRRPVEEVLPYARKPENIIPGIANYYATSMPLGGVSHALLVQSHEGRPTKVEGNPEHPIAQGAADTFAYASVLNMYDPDRSKHVWREGAILEENGWDAFVAAMAQFRLQGTAAPLAILAEPDPSPTGARLRQQVEATFPGARWITLHPQGDDVRALGTQEAFGRPLRPLYRFSEADVIVSFDGDFLGAEDPNSVYNSREYAASRRVETREAAGRPAMSRMYVAESAYTTTGGMADHRLAFKASDVSLFAGAVATALGVSTGAPTIAVSQEAKAFAEALAEDVLASGGRAAFVAGATQPAEVHALCASLNARFGAQCVSYLDTGATPEAPVGPQLQRLVADMASGAVGAVIMLGTNPVYTLPAELNFEAALARVPLSVHVGQHRDETGQRATWHVPAAHYLESWGDGRSYDGTFSITQPLIAPLYADAHSTLEVLGALLTGRDVSGYDLVREAFADRVGGGAGTQAFENNWRTLLHDGFLPDTQFPTAGVSAGAMDLSGLRAAPEGGYELVTRVSPTLYDGLFSNNGWMQETPDPVTKVVWDNVAVMSAETAAALGVEAFIEKADIDADTVTIRANGAEVTLPVWIQPGHPNNSITAYLGYGREIATERVVKDRNIIARLFDKDVDVYTPGPLANGIGQRVEGLRSAGFFAVTPEAAVEKASGGDFPVVTTQDHGSMEGRAIVRMQEVEDYLEQPRPFDAEHLIEDTPWEEFPPLWGTENGASNQIMEREEGQLMYSEQQWGMTVDLNSCSGCNACVVACTSENNVPVVGKDQVGRGREMHWLRLDRYYVGDEKAPGMVMMPMMCQHCENAPCEQVCPVAATVHSPDGTNAMVYNRCIGTRYCANNCPYKVRRYNFYNWTKTLPLEVQMQQNPNVTVRYRGVMEKCSFCIHRVRRVQQYAHIEDRPLEDGEVLTACQQACPSDAIVFGDLKDPNSAVSQSKRNSRNYALLAELAVKPRLTYLARLRNPHPRLATPFDALEEGHHGGEAHEEAADGTHA, encoded by the coding sequence ATGATCGAACTCGACGTTCTTGGTGCCGCAGAGATCGCGGCCGACGACGACGCGCAGGCCGCCACCGGCCAGCCCCGCCAGTGGCGTAGCTCCGGCGACCTGAACAACGCCCCCGGCTACGCCGCTCTCCGTCAGCGCGAGTTCCTCGACGGCGCGGTGGAGAGCCCCGGCGGAGACGCGGGCCCGGACCGCCGCACCTTCCTCAAGGTGATGGGCGCCTCGGTCGCGATCGCCGGCCTGACGGGGTGCCGTCGGCCTGTGGAGGAGGTGCTTCCCTACGCGCGGAAGCCCGAAAACATCATTCCCGGCATCGCGAACTACTACGCGACGTCGATGCCGCTTGGTGGCGTGAGCCACGCGCTCCTCGTGCAGAGCCACGAAGGCCGCCCGACCAAGGTGGAAGGCAACCCCGAGCACCCCATCGCACAGGGCGCCGCGGACACGTTCGCCTATGCGAGCGTGCTCAACATGTACGACCCGGACCGTTCCAAGCACGTCTGGCGCGAGGGCGCCATTCTGGAAGAGAACGGCTGGGATGCGTTTGTCGCCGCGATGGCGCAGTTCCGCCTTCAGGGCACCGCTGCGCCTCTGGCGATCCTCGCCGAGCCCGATCCGTCCCCGACGGGTGCCCGCCTGCGCCAGCAGGTAGAGGCCACGTTCCCAGGGGCACGCTGGATCACGCTCCACCCGCAGGGAGACGACGTCCGCGCCCTCGGCACGCAAGAGGCCTTCGGGCGCCCGCTGCGGCCGCTCTACCGCTTCTCGGAGGCCGACGTCATCGTCTCGTTCGACGGTGACTTCCTCGGCGCGGAGGACCCCAACTCGGTTTACAACTCGCGCGAGTACGCCGCCAGCCGCCGCGTCGAAACGCGAGAGGCCGCCGGCCGCCCCGCGATGAGCCGCATGTACGTCGCCGAGAGCGCGTACACGACGACCGGCGGCATGGCGGACCACCGCCTCGCCTTCAAGGCCAGCGACGTCAGCCTGTTCGCCGGTGCTGTCGCAACCGCGCTCGGTGTCTCCACCGGCGCCCCGACGATCGCGGTCTCGCAAGAGGCCAAGGCTTTCGCCGAAGCCCTCGCGGAGGACGTGCTCGCCTCTGGCGGCCGCGCCGCGTTCGTCGCCGGCGCCACGCAGCCCGCCGAGGTCCACGCCCTTTGCGCCTCGCTCAACGCGCGCTTTGGCGCGCAGTGCGTGAGCTACCTCGACACCGGCGCCACGCCAGAGGCTCCGGTCGGACCGCAGCTTCAGCGCCTCGTGGCCGACATGGCCTCTGGCGCCGTCGGCGCGGTGATCATGCTGGGCACGAACCCGGTGTACACGCTTCCGGCCGAGCTGAACTTTGAAGCCGCGCTCGCTCGCGTACCGCTTTCGGTCCACGTCGGGCAGCACCGCGACGAGACCGGGCAGCGCGCCACGTGGCACGTGCCCGCCGCGCACTACCTGGAGTCCTGGGGCGACGGCCGCTCGTACGACGGCACGTTCTCTATCACGCAGCCGCTGATCGCGCCGCTCTACGCCGACGCGCACTCCACCCTTGAGGTGCTGGGCGCGCTGCTGACCGGCCGCGACGTGAGCGGCTACGACCTCGTCCGCGAGGCCTTCGCGGACCGCGTCGGTGGGGGAGCGGGCACGCAGGCGTTCGAGAACAACTGGCGCACGCTGCTCCACGACGGCTTCCTGCCCGATACGCAGTTCCCGACCGCCGGCGTCAGCGCTGGTGCCATGGATCTCTCCGGTCTTCGGGCCGCGCCAGAGGGCGGCTACGAACTCGTCACGCGCGTCTCGCCGACGCTCTACGACGGCCTGTTCTCCAACAACGGCTGGATGCAGGAGACGCCGGACCCGGTCACCAAGGTGGTCTGGGACAACGTCGCGGTGATGAGCGCTGAGACAGCCGCCGCACTCGGGGTGGAGGCGTTTATCGAGAAGGCGGACATCGATGCCGATACGGTCACCATCCGCGCCAACGGCGCCGAGGTGACGCTGCCGGTCTGGATTCAGCCCGGCCACCCGAACAACAGCATTACGGCCTACCTCGGCTACGGACGCGAGATCGCGACCGAGCGCGTCGTCAAGGACCGCAACATCATCGCGCGTCTCTTCGACAAGGACGTCGACGTGTACACGCCGGGGCCTCTGGCGAACGGCATCGGCCAGCGCGTCGAGGGCCTCCGGTCCGCCGGGTTCTTCGCCGTCACGCCAGAGGCGGCGGTGGAGAAGGCCTCTGGCGGCGACTTCCCGGTCGTCACCACGCAGGACCACGGCTCCATGGAGGGCCGCGCGATCGTGCGGATGCAGGAGGTCGAGGACTACCTGGAGCAGCCGCGTCCGTTCGACGCCGAGCACCTCATCGAGGACACGCCGTGGGAGGAGTTCCCGCCGCTGTGGGGGACCGAGAACGGCGCCTCCAACCAGATCATGGAGCGCGAGGAGGGGCAGCTCATGTACTCCGAGCAGCAGTGGGGCATGACGGTCGACCTCAACTCGTGCTCCGGCTGCAACGCGTGCGTCGTGGCGTGTACGAGTGAGAACAACGTGCCCGTCGTCGGGAAGGACCAAGTGGGCCGCGGCCGTGAGATGCACTGGTTGCGCCTCGACCGCTACTACGTGGGCGACGAGAAGGCACCCGGCATGGTCATGATGCCCATGATGTGCCAGCACTGTGAGAACGCACCGTGCGAGCAGGTCTGCCCCGTTGCCGCGACCGTCCACTCCCCGGACGGCACCAACGCGATGGTGTACAACCGGTGCATTGGCACGCGCTACTGCGCGAACAACTGCCCGTACAAGGTCCGCCGCTACAACTTCTACAACTGGACCAAGACGCTCCCGCTGGAGGTCCAGATGCAGCAGAACCCCAACGTCACCGTCCGCTACCGCGGCGTGATGGAGAAGTGCTCCTTCTGCATCCACCGCGTCCGCCGCGTGCAGCAGTACGCGCACATCGAGGACCGTCCGCTGGAGGACGGCGAGGTGCTCACGGCGTGCCAGCAGGCCTGCCCGAGTGACGCCATCGTCTTCGGCGACCTCAAGGACCCGAACAGCGCCGTCAGCCAGTCCAAGCGCAACAGCCGCAACTACGCGCTGCTCGCCGAACTCGCCGTCAAGCCGCGCCTGACCTACCTCGCGCGCCTCCGCAACCCGCACCCGCGCCTCGCGACGCCGTTCGACGCGCTCGAAGAGGGCCACCACGGTGGCGAAGCGCACGAAGAGGCCGCCGACGGCACCCACGCTTAG
- a CDS encoding cytochrome c3 family protein: protein MQLFPRKANALPALSIMGALGGGLVLVALATYYLSPEFYEVGYQPEQPVPYSHAFHAGQLGMDCRYCHNHVEQSPHANIPSTQTCMNCHSQIQTQSIKLLPVRESWATGEPIEWVQVHHLADYAHFSHAAHVNVGVGCASCHGRVDQMEVVYQAEPLSMGWCLECHRAPEEYLVPPEEVTNLAYLETIKADDDAWEAYVASNKERIKAEGIAPPENCSACHY, encoded by the coding sequence ATGCAGCTTTTCCCCCGCAAAGCCAACGCACTCCCCGCGCTCTCCATTATGGGCGCCCTTGGAGGCGGCCTGGTGCTGGTCGCGCTGGCGACGTACTACCTCTCCCCAGAGTTCTACGAAGTCGGCTACCAGCCCGAGCAACCCGTTCCGTACAGCCACGCGTTCCACGCAGGCCAACTCGGGATGGACTGCCGCTACTGCCACAACCACGTGGAGCAGAGCCCGCACGCGAACATCCCGAGCACGCAGACGTGCATGAACTGCCACTCGCAGATTCAGACGCAGAGCATCAAGCTCTTGCCTGTCCGTGAAAGCTGGGCCACCGGCGAGCCTATCGAGTGGGTGCAGGTGCACCACCTCGCGGACTACGCGCACTTCTCGCACGCGGCGCACGTCAACGTCGGCGTCGGATGCGCGAGCTGCCACGGCCGCGTCGACCAGATGGAGGTCGTCTACCAGGCGGAGCCGCTCAGCATGGGCTGGTGCTTGGAGTGCCACCGCGCACCTGAGGAGTACCTCGTGCCGCCCGAAGAGGTCACCAACCTCGCGTACCTGGAAACGATCAAGGCAGACGACGACGCGTGGGAGGCGTACGTCGCTTCCAACAAGGAGCGGATCAAAGCCGAAGGGATCGCCCCGCCAGAAAACTGCTCCGCTTGCCACTATTGA